In a genomic window of Occallatibacter riparius:
- the mrdA gene encoding penicillin-binding protein 2, with translation MYSDRSNRGEKLSSYKSAAVQYGILLMMLALAAGLWRLQVLGATNFRELAEQNRIRKVPILAPRGKLFDREGRLIVDNYPSVTCFLVREQNKNVDEDLPMIAQGLNLDLDQLKATLKHFRSAAGYQPIPIKQDITADEQAFIEAHRNELPELETIEEERRLYPRDGFASHLIGYVGEVSEDDLNNNPRYAAYQPGDVVGKAGIEETYDQILRGEDGSQDVIVDSHGREMGVLGTQHAKPGQDLKLTIDLDLQRAAEIGLGENNGAVVVMDPRNGEILALVSHPSYDPNAFAVRIKRDEWNKLITDPRHPLMNKAIQDQLAPGSTFKIIMSAAGLQEGVAQDMRVNCAGGGTFYGRFFHCDKHHGVLAIQQAIPLSCDTFFYALAQKLGIDTIAKYATSFGLSQKTGIDLPNEMSGVMPSTQWEWRNYHQKYYAGNTISVGIGQGETQVTPIQLLRALSGIASDGHFVRPHSVNPDQLPADFRSALIDSFPGSGEKTVALDPDTWMTITDGMAAATTSGTAAASHIEGVDFAGKTGTAQVVGGGDTHTKGGARTPNSWFVGMVPRRNPELAVVVLQEHGDWGSNSAHIAQAIVVDYVNKQRKRDNNLLQKASEPTKPVEVGAVWSTPDSGDPKHEAEQLHTGHFLVNPSEPAKQIAMKPLSLGALLNAMPLRWKEGLR, from the coding sequence ATGTATTCCGACCGTAGTAACCGCGGCGAGAAGCTCTCCAGCTACAAATCGGCGGCAGTGCAATACGGCATCCTTTTGATGATGCTGGCGCTCGCTGCCGGCCTGTGGCGGCTTCAGGTGCTGGGCGCCACCAACTTCCGCGAACTGGCCGAGCAGAATCGCATCCGCAAGGTGCCTATTCTGGCGCCGCGCGGCAAGCTCTTCGATCGCGAAGGGCGGCTGATTGTCGACAACTACCCATCGGTCACGTGCTTCCTAGTTCGCGAGCAGAACAAGAATGTTGACGAAGACCTGCCGATGATCGCGCAGGGCCTGAACCTCGATCTCGACCAATTGAAGGCAACGCTGAAGCACTTCCGCAGCGCCGCGGGATATCAGCCAATTCCCATCAAGCAGGACATCACGGCCGACGAGCAGGCCTTCATCGAGGCGCACCGCAACGAGCTTCCGGAGCTGGAAACCATTGAAGAAGAGCGGCGGCTTTATCCGCGCGATGGCTTTGCGTCGCACCTCATTGGATACGTGGGCGAGGTCAGCGAAGACGACCTGAACAACAATCCACGTTACGCGGCTTATCAGCCGGGCGACGTAGTGGGCAAGGCCGGGATTGAGGAGACATACGACCAGATCCTGCGCGGCGAAGACGGTTCGCAGGACGTGATTGTCGACAGCCACGGGCGTGAGATGGGTGTTCTTGGCACGCAGCACGCCAAGCCCGGGCAGGACTTGAAGCTCACCATCGACCTCGACCTGCAGCGCGCGGCAGAGATCGGACTCGGCGAGAACAACGGTGCCGTCGTCGTCATGGATCCGAGGAACGGGGAGATCCTGGCGTTGGTGTCGCACCCCAGCTACGATCCGAATGCTTTTGCTGTGCGCATCAAGCGCGACGAGTGGAACAAGCTCATCACCGATCCTCGGCACCCGCTGATGAACAAGGCCATCCAGGACCAGCTCGCGCCGGGATCGACATTCAAGATCATCATGTCGGCTGCCGGCTTGCAAGAGGGTGTGGCGCAGGATATGCGCGTCAACTGCGCGGGCGGGGGCACGTTTTACGGGCGCTTCTTCCACTGCGACAAGCATCACGGCGTGCTGGCCATCCAGCAGGCGATTCCGCTCTCGTGCGACACGTTCTTTTATGCGCTGGCGCAGAAGCTGGGCATCGACACGATTGCGAAGTACGCGACCTCGTTCGGACTGAGCCAGAAGACCGGCATAGATCTGCCTAACGAGATGTCGGGCGTGATGCCATCAACGCAATGGGAATGGCGAAACTACCACCAGAAGTACTATGCCGGCAATACGATCTCGGTCGGCATCGGACAGGGCGAGACACAGGTAACGCCGATCCAGTTGCTGCGGGCGCTCTCGGGAATCGCTTCCGATGGGCACTTCGTGCGGCCGCATAGTGTAAATCCGGACCAGCTCCCGGCGGATTTCCGTTCCGCACTGATCGATAGCTTCCCGGGCTCGGGCGAAAAGACGGTGGCCCTCGATCCCGACACGTGGATGACCATTACTGACGGCATGGCAGCAGCGACGACGAGCGGGACCGCGGCGGCCAGCCATATCGAGGGTGTGGATTTTGCCGGCAAGACCGGCACCGCGCAGGTGGTGGGCGGCGGCGACACGCACACCAAGGGCGGCGCGCGCACGCCGAACTCGTGGTTCGTGGGCATGGTGCCAAGACGCAATCCAGAGCTGGCGGTGGTGGTGCTGCAGGAGCACGGCGACTGGGGCTCGAACTCGGCGCACATCGCGCAGGCTATCGTTGTCGACTACGTGAACAAACAGCGCAAGCGCGATAACAATCTGCTGCAGAAGGCGAGCGAGCCGACCAAACCGGTGGAAGTGGGCGCGGTGTGGTCAACGCCTGATAGTGGTGATCCGAAGCACGAGGCGGAGCAGCTTCACACTGGGCATTTCCTCGTGAACCCGAGCGAACCCGCGAAGCAGATCGCGATGAAGCCGCTGAGCCTCGGCGCGCTGTTGAATGCAATGCCGCTGCGCTGGAAAGAGGGTCTCCGATAG
- the rodA gene encoding rod shape-determining protein RodA has protein sequence MRKLISVRDFDWALLLIVLLLCGISIMEIHSATLHTKYIGFDKKQVAWVAGGLLAMFIFAKIDYHKLIDIVPWFYGFFTFALAAVLVPGIGHKALGARRWIKLGPILFQPSEWMKLVMILMVARYFANLGGRSLSWKEIFKAFALVGVPLLLILKQPDLGTTLTYVPVLIVGLFLGGINVKQAAILVTAALVLVVGGWSSGKLLKPYQKARLTSFINPDNDPRGAGYQILQAKIAVGAGGIWGKGTEKGTQTQGAFIPIPHADFIFAAFCEEHGFVGAIFVLLLYFLVLMRLIQNAQTAADLAGSLIIMGIVAALTFQIMVNVGMVIGFMPVTGIPLPLMSYGGSSVLFTFLALGVANNVRMRRFVN, from the coding sequence GTGCGCAAGCTCATCAGCGTACGTGATTTCGATTGGGCTCTCCTGCTGATTGTCCTGCTTCTCTGCGGCATTTCGATCATGGAGATCCATTCGGCGACGCTGCACACAAAGTACATCGGCTTCGACAAAAAGCAGGTGGCCTGGGTGGCAGGCGGCCTGCTCGCGATGTTCATCTTCGCCAAGATCGACTACCACAAGCTCATCGACATCGTTCCATGGTTCTATGGTTTCTTCACTTTCGCATTGGCCGCCGTGTTGGTGCCGGGGATAGGACACAAGGCGCTCGGCGCGCGGCGATGGATCAAGCTCGGACCTATCCTCTTTCAGCCATCTGAGTGGATGAAGCTGGTGATGATCCTGATGGTGGCGCGCTACTTCGCCAACCTGGGCGGCCGGTCATTGAGCTGGAAGGAGATCTTCAAGGCCTTCGCTCTGGTGGGAGTTCCACTCCTGCTGATTCTGAAACAGCCAGATCTGGGCACTACCCTGACCTACGTGCCGGTTCTCATCGTAGGTCTCTTCCTCGGCGGGATCAATGTGAAGCAGGCGGCGATCCTGGTTACGGCGGCCCTGGTACTGGTTGTTGGTGGATGGTCGAGCGGCAAGCTGCTTAAGCCGTATCAAAAGGCGCGTCTGACCAGCTTTATCAATCCTGATAACGACCCACGCGGAGCCGGATACCAGATTCTGCAAGCCAAGATTGCCGTGGGCGCCGGGGGCATCTGGGGTAAAGGCACGGAGAAGGGGACCCAGACGCAGGGAGCGTTCATCCCGATTCCGCACGCGGACTTCATCTTCGCGGCATTTTGCGAAGAGCATGGGTTCGTGGGCGCGATATTTGTGCTGCTGCTATACTTCCTTGTATTGATGCGTTTGATTCAAAACGCTCAAACAGCCGCGGACCTTGCCGGTTCCCTCATTATTATGGGAATCGTGGCTGCGCTGACCTTCCAGATCATGGTCAACGTAGGCATGGTCATAGGCTTTATGCCGGTCACCGGAATCCCTTTACCGTTAATGAGTTACGGCGGATCTTCGGTTCTGTTTACCTTCCTGGCGCTGGGCGTGGCGAACAACGTGCGCATGCGCCGGTTCGTAAACTAG
- a CDS encoding Rne/Rng family ribonuclease — MAKEICISSTPHETRLAILEDDQLAEIYYERENEYTLAGSIYNGRVTRVLPGMQSAFVDLGLERDAFLYVTDFLELEDQEESDEIEKAAVSGGNQAPREVRHGGEQQREGDRGERSRRDRGGRDRDREQGRGRERGEQQRQVPEPGIEVEPVETVIQAPAEAADADTGEDMDESGAKRWRGRRRRRGGRGGAQPVPDPIETEASAETYLDPSVQPDLDVSGEFQTPRPEPSHREQTVQRERPAAQPEPASFVLPGESLSKYGGTPAASAPKPEAPARPVSRSKPSTMVESPLSWDGSGLLPGESLARHRQPAAESAQVEVDGEPQGIFSDAPAAHTLEIEETEEFNPETDSIESVYVTPEEQPLQAHELVEEELVEEDQPLENLPGAPEEVAFVANETDPFADPFFTADPRAEGQTEEHATTVSEEEARTAAVEESAHEIPAEAASGTEEQSEHEEKDRSASHHVDPLPPSEFRLFGLGGKKKKDDAPEYPSAVAVPAGDEPQKTRTASASSYSPGTGLVEEETIEEEEFDAPGHAHHRHEEGDLEDYEEEEKHHTSTIRSGELGEMLQEAHLDHKIQLRFDDKNGGEEDEDIAVEDEDEVDEGDEQQAAAEGAPAPSRDRRDRNGRGRRGQRGTGDRGERGNRRGGPSRRSAQTSDLPIISDLLKPGQEILVQIAKEPIAKKGARITSHIALPGRFLVFMPTVSHVGVSRKIASDEERQRLKRILISERGETGGGFIVRTAAEGASEEELRADLRFLIHLWEEIKERSEKSKSPALIYHDLSLIERILRDQVSENFSAIWVDSQDDYERIVRFLNRFAPNMVRRVKLYTKETPLFEHFGIQDEISKALRSKVWLKSGGSIVINQTEALVAIDINTGKYVGKTARLEDTIVKTNLDAIPEIVRQIRLRDLGGIIVIDFIDMDERKNRFKVLAALEEALKADRAPTKVLQFNDFGLVAITRKRVKQSLERTLSVPCPTCQATGMVKSPSTVANEIYIELRKMRRHFENPDVLVRVHPETVKVLKANNARWLTDFEDLTGKNILVKSDATLHPEQFDIQG; from the coding sequence ATGGCAAAAGAGATTTGTATCTCCTCTACGCCGCATGAGACGCGGCTGGCGATTCTGGAAGACGACCAGCTCGCTGAAATTTATTACGAACGCGAAAACGAGTACACCCTAGCGGGCTCCATTTACAACGGGCGTGTGACCCGCGTGCTCCCCGGCATGCAGTCCGCCTTTGTTGACCTGGGACTGGAGCGGGACGCGTTCCTTTACGTCACGGATTTTCTGGAGCTTGAAGACCAGGAAGAGAGCGACGAAATTGAGAAGGCCGCCGTGTCCGGCGGCAACCAGGCTCCTCGTGAAGTGCGCCACGGCGGCGAACAGCAGCGCGAGGGCGACCGTGGTGAACGGAGCCGGCGTGATCGCGGCGGTCGTGACCGCGACCGTGAACAAGGCCGTGGCCGCGAGCGCGGCGAACAGCAGCGCCAGGTTCCCGAGCCGGGTATTGAGGTTGAGCCGGTCGAGACTGTGATCCAGGCACCCGCCGAGGCAGCGGATGCTGATACCGGCGAAGACATGGACGAAAGCGGCGCGAAGCGCTGGCGTGGACGGCGGCGCCGTCGCGGCGGCCGCGGCGGAGCGCAGCCAGTCCCCGATCCAATTGAGACCGAGGCGTCCGCCGAAACCTATCTTGATCCGAGTGTCCAGCCGGACCTCGACGTTTCCGGCGAGTTTCAGACTCCCCGTCCCGAGCCCTCGCATCGTGAGCAGACCGTGCAGCGCGAGCGGCCTGCGGCTCAGCCCGAGCCAGCCTCCTTTGTTCTGCCCGGCGAATCGCTTTCGAAGTACGGCGGCACACCGGCCGCCAGTGCACCCAAGCCGGAAGCCCCGGCGAGGCCCGTGAGCAGATCGAAGCCTTCGACGATGGTGGAGTCGCCGCTGAGCTGGGATGGTTCGGGGCTGCTTCCAGGGGAATCGCTGGCCCGGCACCGCCAGCCGGCTGCCGAGTCGGCGCAGGTTGAGGTGGATGGCGAGCCCCAGGGCATCTTCTCCGACGCTCCCGCGGCTCACACGCTGGAAATCGAGGAGACCGAAGAGTTCAATCCTGAAACCGACTCCATCGAATCGGTGTATGTCACGCCGGAAGAGCAGCCGCTTCAGGCGCACGAACTCGTTGAAGAGGAGCTGGTTGAAGAGGACCAGCCCCTCGAGAATCTACCCGGCGCTCCGGAGGAAGTAGCCTTCGTTGCAAACGAGACTGATCCTTTTGCCGATCCGTTCTTCACTGCCGATCCGCGCGCGGAGGGCCAGACGGAAGAGCATGCCACCACGGTGAGCGAGGAAGAAGCGCGCACGGCGGCTGTTGAAGAGTCTGCGCACGAGATTCCCGCGGAAGCTGCGTCGGGAACTGAGGAGCAGTCCGAGCACGAAGAGAAGGACCGGTCGGCTTCGCACCATGTTGACCCGCTGCCCCCGAGCGAGTTCCGGTTGTTCGGGTTGGGTGGCAAGAAGAAGAAGGATGATGCGCCTGAGTATCCCTCGGCTGTAGCAGTTCCGGCCGGCGACGAGCCGCAGAAGACCCGTACCGCGAGCGCCTCCTCGTACAGCCCCGGCACGGGCCTGGTGGAGGAGGAGACGATCGAGGAAGAAGAGTTCGACGCTCCCGGCCACGCGCATCACCGCCACGAAGAGGGTGACCTCGAAGACTACGAGGAAGAAGAGAAGCACCACACCTCAACCATCCGCTCGGGTGAACTGGGTGAGATGCTGCAGGAGGCCCACCTCGATCACAAGATTCAGCTCCGCTTCGACGACAAGAACGGCGGCGAAGAGGATGAGGACATCGCGGTTGAAGACGAGGACGAAGTCGACGAGGGAGATGAGCAGCAGGCTGCCGCCGAAGGCGCGCCCGCTCCCAGCCGTGATCGCCGCGACCGCAATGGGCGCGGACGCCGCGGGCAGCGTGGAACCGGCGACCGCGGCGAGCGCGGCAATCGTCGTGGCGGCCCGTCGCGCCGCTCTGCGCAGACCTCCGACCTGCCGATCATTTCGGATCTTCTGAAGCCGGGGCAGGAAATCCTGGTGCAGATCGCCAAGGAGCCCATCGCCAAGAAGGGTGCGCGCATCACGAGTCACATCGCGCTTCCTGGGCGGTTCCTGGTATTCATGCCGACGGTTTCGCACGTTGGCGTGAGCCGCAAGATCGCTTCCGACGAGGAGCGCCAGAGGCTGAAGCGGATCCTGATCAGCGAACGCGGCGAAACTGGCGGCGGATTCATTGTCCGCACGGCCGCCGAAGGAGCGAGCGAAGAAGAGCTTCGTGCTGACCTGCGCTTCCTGATTCACCTGTGGGAAGAGATCAAGGAGCGCAGCGAGAAGTCGAAGTCGCCGGCGCTGATTTACCACGATCTTTCGCTGATCGAGCGCATTCTGCGCGACCAGGTGAGCGAGAACTTCTCTGCGATCTGGGTTGACTCGCAGGATGACTACGAGCGCATCGTGCGCTTTCTCAACCGGTTCGCGCCCAACATGGTGCGCCGCGTCAAGCTTTATACCAAGGAGACGCCGCTCTTCGAGCACTTCGGCATTCAGGACGAAATCTCGAAGGCGCTGCGTTCGAAGGTGTGGCTCAAGTCCGGCGGGTCGATTGTGATCAACCAGACTGAAGCGCTGGTCGCCATCGACATCAACACCGGCAAGTACGTGGGCAAGACGGCGCGGCTGGAAGACACCATCGTGAAGACGAACCTGGACGCGATCCCTGAGATCGTGCGGCAAATCCGTCTACGCGATCTGGGCGGCATCATCGTCATCGACTTCATTGACATGGACGAGCGCAAGAATCGCTTCAAGGTTCTGGCAGCGCTCGAAGAGGCGTTGAAGGCTGATCGCGCTCCGACCAAGGTTCTGCAGTTCAACGACTTTGGTCTTGTGGCGATTACCCGCAAGCGCGTCAAGCAGTCGCTGGAGCGTACGCTGAGCGTGCCCTGTCCTACCTGCCAGGCGACCGGCATGGTGAAGAGCCCGTCCACGGTGGCGAACGAGATATACATCGAGCTCAGGAAGATGCGCCGCCACTTTGAGAACCCCGATGTGCTGGTCCGCGTGCACCCTGAAACCGTGAAGGTGCTCAAGGCCAACAACGCACGCTGGCTGACGGACTTCGAGGACCTGACGGGGAAGAACATTCTGGTGAAGAGCGATGCCACGCTGCATCCGGAGCAGTTCGATATTCAGGGGTGA
- a CDS encoding IS110 family RNA-guided transposase: MTQMVCGVDVASESLEVRIGQQGAAGSFPNTPEGIMALGAFCQAHQVEMVAMEATGGYEQLAFAQLSEQGLAVAIVNPRAVRQFAQSMGSLEKTDRIDAAMIAWYAEVKKPQPACLTPPGQQQLRALVTRLRQLTDVRTAQRNQQRLVTDRAVQVSFAKLLAFVARQIRDLEQRIARLIEQDPLWRELNQAFRTIKGVADRTVARLMAEMPEIGLLSNKTVSKLAGLAPLANDSGKQQGKRAVRGGRAAVRDILYLVAGVAGRFEPDFTAFQQRLRAAGKPPKVVRIALAHKLLVRLNAKAREVRCRLALQTTSSRACA, translated from the coding sequence GTGACACAGATGGTTTGTGGCGTAGATGTTGCTTCCGAGTCCCTGGAAGTTCGCATTGGCCAGCAGGGTGCGGCAGGGTCTTTCCCCAACACCCCCGAAGGGATTATGGCGCTGGGCGCCTTTTGCCAGGCACATCAGGTTGAAATGGTGGCCATGGAAGCCACCGGCGGGTACGAACAACTGGCGTTTGCGCAGCTATCGGAACAAGGCCTTGCGGTGGCCATCGTGAACCCGCGCGCGGTGCGCCAGTTCGCTCAGAGCATGGGCTCACTGGAGAAGACCGATCGCATCGACGCCGCCATGATCGCCTGGTACGCCGAAGTGAAGAAGCCGCAGCCAGCCTGCCTGACGCCGCCCGGCCAGCAGCAGTTGCGGGCGCTGGTCACGCGTCTTCGCCAGCTGACCGATGTGCGTACGGCGCAACGCAACCAGCAGCGGTTGGTTACCGATCGCGCCGTGCAGGTTTCCTTCGCCAAGTTGCTGGCCTTCGTTGCCCGCCAGATCCGCGATCTGGAGCAGCGCATCGCCAGGCTGATCGAGCAGGACCCGCTGTGGCGGGAACTCAACCAGGCATTTCGCACCATCAAAGGCGTGGCCGACCGCACCGTGGCGCGGTTGATGGCGGAGATGCCGGAGATCGGCCTGCTGTCCAACAAGACCGTCTCCAAACTGGCCGGGCTGGCTCCTTTGGCCAACGACTCGGGAAAGCAGCAGGGCAAACGCGCGGTGCGGGGAGGACGCGCCGCGGTGCGCGACATCCTCTACCTCGTGGCTGGTGTGGCGGGCCGCTTCGAGCCGGACTTCACCGCCTTTCAGCAGCGCCTCCGCGCGGCCGGCAAGCCGCCCAAGGTCGTCCGCATTGCGCTCGCCCACAAGCTGCTGGTGCGGCTCAACGCCAAGGCCCGCGAGGTGCGCTGTCGGCTGGCGCTTCAGACCACTTCCTCCCGGGCTTGCGCCTGA